The following coding sequences lie in one Sesamum indicum cultivar Zhongzhi No. 13 linkage group LG9, S_indicum_v1.0, whole genome shotgun sequence genomic window:
- the LOC105170451 gene encoding ras-related protein Rab11C — translation MASRVDHEYDYLFKIVLIGDSGVGKSNILSRFTRNEFCLESKSTIGVEFATRTLQIEGKTVKAQIWDTAGQERYRAITSAYYRGAVGALLVYDITKKQTFDNVQRWLRELRDHADSNIVIMMTGNKSDLNHLRAVAEQDGKNLAEKEGLSFLETSALEALNVERAFHTILTEIYHIISKKALAAQEAAAATVLPGQGTTINVSDSSGTVKRGCCSN, via the exons ATGGCAAGTCGAGTGGATCACGAGTATGATTACCTGTTCAAGATCGTGTTGATCGGTGACTCTGGAGTTGGAAAATCCAACATTCTTTCTCGTTTTACCAGAAATGAGTTCTGTTTGGAGTCCAAATCAACCATCGGAGTTGAATTCGCCACCAGAACTCTTCAG ATAGAAGGTAAGACAGTGAAGGCCCAGATTTGGGACACTGCTGGCCAAGAAAGGTATCGAGCAATCACAAGTGCCTACTACAGAGGGGCTGTTGGTGCACTCCTTGTTTATGACATAACTAAGAAGCAAACATTTGACAATGTCCAAAGATGGCTTCGTGAGTTGAGAGATCATGCAGATTCTAACATTGTCATCATGATGACTGGAAACAAATCCGATCTCAACCATCTGAGAGCAGTTGCCGAGCAGGATGGTAAAAATTTGGCAGAGAAGGAAGGGCTCTCATTTCTTGAGACATCAGCTCTGGAGGCACTTAATGTTGAAAGGGCTTTCCATACTATATTGACTGAAATATACCACATCATTAGCAAGAAAGCATTGGCAGCACAGGAAGCTGCTGCAGCAACTGTTCTTCCTGGTCAGGGCACTACCATCAATGTTAGTGATTCATCAGGAACTGTGAAGAGAGGCTGCTGTtctaattag
- the LOC105170453 gene encoding mitogen-activated protein kinase kinase kinase 3-like has product MSMRKVNRGWVRGPCIGRGAYGTVSLGVTTSSGDVFAVKSVDLASALPSQIEALENEIRVVQSLSSPYIVKYLGDDTTMEGSSPTTSLRNLHMEYLPAGTGADLAVTSVDFDEEAVASYTWCLVSALRYLHSRGIMHCDVKGKNFLLGHTPGTAKLADFGSAVEISSATISTRGSPLWMAPEVIRGEHQGPESDVWSLGCTVIEMVTGKPAWGADANSVCRISYSDELPPFPSQLSHLGLDFLDKCFSRDYTKRWSCEQLLQHPFLSRRPQKSSIAFPSPRCVLDWFNSEFCEEECEKDEDETPNSGANERLRGLVSGAGANWESDGWVVVRSGAENGEGSSSAVFDLITAQAGILGRSWEGSSTPSGDRNTNCNVIPSREGQNCSPQYDVVVLQYNDPQIFSCDSNATLACSRGNKFSFLSDLYIIFLDFISFTFILFG; this is encoded by the coding sequence ATGAGCATGAGAAAGGTGAACAGAGGATGGGTCAGAGGCCCCTGCATCGGCAGAGGTGCTTACGGAACAGTGAGTCTTGGAGTTACCACCTCAAGCGGCGATGTTTTTGCCGTCAAGTCTGTGGATTTAGCCTCCGCCTTGCCTTCCCAGATAGAGGCGTTGGAAAACGAAATCAGAGTTGTTCAATCACTCTCCTCTCCTTATATTGTCAAGTACCTAGGGGATGACACCACGATGGAGGGTTCTTCACCAACGACGTCATTGAGGAACTTGCACATGGAGTACCTACCGGCTGGCACCGGCGCTGACCTAGCCGTAACGTCCGTGGATTTCGACGAGGAAGCCGTTGCTAGTTACACCTGGTGCTTGGTATCCGCACTCAGATACCTTCACTCCAGAGGCATTATGCATTGCGACGTCAAGGGTAAAAACTTCCTCTTAGGGCACACACCAGGCACCGCCAAGCTCGCCGATTTTGGTTCCGCTGTGGAGATCTCGTCGGCAACCATCTCTACTCGAGGCAGCCCGCTATGGATGGCTCCGGAGGTGATACGCGGCGAGCATCAGGGGCCAGAGTCCGACGTCTGGTCGCTAGGTTGCACCGTTATCGAGATGGTGACGGGTAAGCCGGCATGGGGAGCGGATGCTAACTCAGTTTGTAGAATCAGCTACTCGGACGAGTTGCCTCCGTTTCCATCTCAGCTTTCGCACTTAGGGCTTGACTTCTTAGATAAGTGCTTCAGTAGGGATTACACGAAGAGATGGAGCTGTGAGCAGCTGCTGCAGCACCCATTCCTGTCAAGGAGACCGCAGAAAAGCTCAATTGCCTTTCCATCTCCGCGGTGCGTGTTGGATTGGTTTAATTCAGAATTCTGCGAGGAAGAATGCGAGAAAGACGAAGATGAGACTCCGAATTCTGGGGCCAACGAGAGGTTAAGGGGATTAGTCTCCGGAGCAGGGGCGAATTGGGAATCAGATGGCTGGGTGGTGGTGAGGAGCGGGGCTGAAAACGGAGAAGGGAGCAGCTCGGCAGTTTTCGATTTGATTACAGCACAGGCGGGAATCTTGGGGCGGAGTTGGGAGGGTTCCTCCACACCATCTGGGGATAGAAATACGAATTGTAATGTGATTCCGTCTCGAGAAGGACAAAACTGCAGCCCCCAATACGACGTCGTAGTTCTCCAATATAACGATCcgcaaatattttcttgtgataGCAATGCAACACTTGCATGTTCAAGAGGAaataagttttcatttttatctgatttgtacattatatttcttgattttataagtttcaCATTCATTCTTTTCGGGTGA